The DNA region AGCAAAGAACCTCTTCTGAATTTtcacctttttttgccagtccaggggcttagacttggggcctgagcacacctgtccttggcttctttttgctcaaggctagcactctacctcttgagctacagcgccacttccggcttttctgtgtatgtggtgctgaggaatcaaacctagagcttcctgcatgctaggcaagcaccctactgctaagccatattcccagcccattaattTTCACCTATTTTTAGCAAGGTAcccttcccttcatttttctcaactCCCTTCCTACTTCCTTCTTATCACTTGTCCTTTAGGTCTTTGAAGATATTTAACTATCCTCCTTATGAATTTATTATTTGACTATACAATTCTAAGCAGGAGTTGGCTGTCCTgcatcttaattttttcttttcaaatgaaagGACTTTCAAAACCAGGTGCTAATTTTGGGAAATATATAAGCCAGTGAACACGAATTCTTGTTTGTAAATACTTTATTGTTGTATACTTTCCTTAGTAAGTTAATGAACTTAGTTagtatattttattcttataagaaaaagttaataaattaaaCCAAGAAATGCAATTGTGTACTCCCCCCTCCTTCATCTCCAAACTTACTGCCAACTTTCACACACTTAAAAGGAATGCTGATAGCATATCCATGTTACCTCATCAATTCTcactaaatataaatggtttactACTCTCTTGCAAAATAATAAAGCTTCTATACATATTAAGACAGTTCTAACTCTTGAAACTATTAAACAGCaatatgtatgcaaatatatttaTTACTAACTTTAGATTTTAAGATTATTGAAGTGGattaagtaaaatatttcaaagataatacagaaaaggaaaataattgaagGTATGAATATAACTAAACTTAAAGATAAAACTTTTCTCCCAGATCCACTCTGGTCATCCACTGCTTAGAATAATTACAGCACTTTTGTCCACGAAGAAAATTATCTTGAAACCTCAATCTTGAAACATAACCTGGAAGAAAAAGGGTAACTCCAAGTTAGCAATATATAATAAGAACACAAACAATATACATTTATTCCCTCCAGGCCCACAGTAACCCTCCCCTATTAAGAATTGACAGACCTTATCAATAAAACAATGAAGAATCTGCCTCAGATTTTACTTAGCATGGGAAGGCGTGGAATCTGCTCTGGCCATCGCAGCAGCATTGCGAGCCCTGGTTGCAATTCTAGCTTGAGctctttcttcctcatctttcAATGCTTCTTCATACCAGTATGGGAAGGCACTGGGACTAGAATCGTGGATCTTAGCCAAATACTCCAGGATTTTCATTTTGCTGACTTCAGCTTGGGATCTTGGACCCCACGTGAATTCATACCGTGGAGGATCACTATTGGGTACCAGCTGATACTTCAGGTATTGCAGCTCCACCAAATCTTGAGTGATAACTTTTTTGGGGTTCCCATAGATGAAGTGTCTTCTGTTAGCATATACACCCATCAGATTCAGCACTTCCCAGACCTCTTCTTCTGGGGCATAATTCTCATTCATGAAGATCAGACCGAGCACAACCATTAGGAGGCCCGTCTTGGGTATGTTGTCTTCTTCACTCACTGGCCCATCAATAGAATGATCTAACTTGTTGACAAGAGTGTAGCAGTGCCTAACAGAATCCACTTCCTTCAAATCGACACCAAAAGCCAGCTCCATATGCTCTGAGGCTCTCTTCAGGATCTCGTTGAATTGAGGCTTATGCTTTTTGATAACAAGCTTGAGCATCTCTGACCTCAGGATCGTTTCCTTGTTTTGATACTTGTCGATCAGGAACTGCACCAATAAAACCACCATTCTGTTTAAAGGATCTTTGCGCCAGCTATCAGTAATTCTTGAGAGATCTGGAGTCACATCTTCTTGGCTTTGGGCCTCTTCTTCGGCATCATTTGAACTGGCTGAAGCAGTATCAGTAACAGCTGCAGCTTCCTCTGACACCTCAGGAGAGCTTGGTATGTCATCAGTGGAAACACACTCAGGTTGATTCTCAATAGGAGGAGATGCAGAAGAGGGGTACTCTTCTTTCTCTATTGTGGCAACCTTATCATCCAGTGGATTCATATTTTCACCAGGGATATTGCGGCGTTTTCCGCGGGAACGCAGCTTGCTCCTTTGACCTCTAGGCATGATGATCTTAGGAGGAACAGGTGTGCCGCTGATGAAATGGTCGACCTAGAAAAGACATAGAGGATAAGCTTTGTGAAGAGCCTCAGTACAGAGAGTTTACCTTAAGTAGAATAATGGCtgcctctttttttctatttttgctgaTACCaggcagggcttgaacttaataaCTGCTTATTTCACTCATTGACTAGCTCAacaccaactgagccatgcctccaaccttgaATGGCTACCTCTCATGCACTCTCGATTACTTTCACAATACCGTTTTAGGAAAACACAAGCAGGTATATTTTATTGGAACTTGTCATCTCAGGTTTAATGCCAGCTATTTTTCATCAGTCCTATGAGTCCTTCTGTTAGCAAGAGGCTGCTCCTTTCATCCTATGCCTTTCCATCTCATATTTCTAAAAGGAAGTTTACAGGTGTTAGGCCTAACAGTTGGGCTTTGAGATATTAATGTTGACAGTGGGAATGGATGGGTCTATGAGGTTGCCGCTGATGAGGAAGGGACAATGCTCCAGCAGATACCTTGATAAATTCGGGTTCCTATAAATTTTCCTCAGTAGCGGCACACAAGTGTAGACTTCACTAGGAAACcaggaaaacagaaaaccagGGAACTGGaaaatcagaaaaccagaagcagtaaGCCGTTGAATCGGAAGTTGAGGGTGGGGAGGGTCTTACAACTGATGCTTTGACAACTGGTCTATTGGCACGTGACCATAGGGGAGGGGCTGCCAATCAtccctgggggcggggcttgcAGTCTTTCACCCATTTGGAGGAGGGGTTTTCGCGGAGAATGGAGGATTATCATGAATTCTTTTATTAACTTAGCTTGGGGGCCAAGGCATTTTCTTTTGAGGTGAGTCAGTGGGGTTCTCAAACCAGTTTATTTTCCTGAGAGTCTTGAGTTGTAAAGAAGGTAGAGCCTAAGCATAGAAGCTATGGCCGGAACTTAAAACTTACAGCATGGGCAAAGCTTTATGATTGGAGGCTAACCACATGGGAAAGGTATTAAATCTATAAATAATCCAAGGTCAattgatgcacacacacacatacatattcaatgtTCTGTTCATGAATAAACATAGCATATTGTTTTATTTAAGAAAACCTTTGCTAAGTCTATTAGTACATTTTTAACTTTGCTTTGATAAAAATTATGCATTTAATCCTCTTCTTAGATGTATTTTGAATTTTGCTGCTGTTTAAGCTATTTTTTATTggtacaaaaaattgaaaatataccTTAGGTATTATGTATTGATTTGAAACATGTATGCAATAGGTACTATTTAAATCAGGATAAACACAtctatttactcattcattgtATCTTCATGATGAAGCATTCAAAGCCTACCTCTTTgaaatatacagtatatataattGCTTATTCCTACTTAAATTTAACAATACGCATTGATCATTtcccatccatctatccctccCTCTTACTCTTCCCATCCTCTAGTAACTACcgttttattttcaatttccgtaagatcaatattttaaaataaatattccacATATGGATGGGATCATGTAGTAATTGTTTTCCTTTGCCTTGCTTattttaggtaacataatgatcTCCAATGATTGGATTTAATTGTTTGAGTAGCTAATAAAATCTCttgtctatatgtaccacattttctttatccacttatCAGTTGAAGAATGCTTAAGTTGTTTGCATTCTGTAGCTATTGTAAGTTGTACTGCAATGAGCAGATATCTCTTTGGcagtctgattttctttctttccaatatgCACTTAGAAGTGGGATTCCTGAATTATGGAAAAGTTTTAGTTTTAAATTCTCAAGAAACTTTTGTACTGTTGTCTGTAATACTATTTTATATTCCAAAGAACAGTATGCAAGGTTTATACTTTCATTCtgttaattatttcttttgctgaGCAGAGCTTTCTAGTTTGATGtctgtttttactttgttttctgtaCTCTTGAGATATTATCCTTCCCCCAATTACTTATCCATTCTGATGTTCTGAAgcattttctttatgtgtgttCTAGACATTTCACAGTTTCAGATCTTACATTTAAttcattgatccattttgagttgatttttttatttgtatggaGGAGATGATGGTCTAGAATAATTCTTCTGCATGACACTATCCAGATTTCCCAGCAGCATTTattgaaaatacttttctttctcaaatgtGTGCTCTTACCACCTTAATTAATTGGCTATAAATGTAATTTTCTTCTACGTTTTCTGTTCTGGTACATTGTGCTATGCCAATACCATagtcttttgatttttatatCTGTATGTTTTTTAAATAGGTAATGTGATGTCTCCttttgctctttttgctcaatatGGATTGAGCTATTGAGAATTTTAGGTGTTCaatacaaattatatattttttactacttACACAAAAATGTCATTAATTGCAGCTATTGGGAATAATATATAGTTTTCatgatatattgtatttatttattttgtgtggctAGATTGCTGGTTTTGTTATACTAATTCTACAACTGATTTTGAAGTTCATTATATATTTGGATTATTTGTGATACAATCCTTTTGGAATTTTTAATTAGAAGATCACATTTCCTTTAATTTAGTCATTTATTTTGATATTCTTGTGAATAGCTGAATACTGGTTATTCAATCAATTGTAAGTTAGACCAATAACAATTGATACTATTCCTCTTTATCTTGGTCTAGAATATATTGAGAATGCTTCTAATATTTCATACCTACAACTGTTTGCTGTTGATGTTATAGTACAAACATTCCAATCTAATGTAAGTTTGTTAGAAGTTATCACCATGAACTGTTTTTGAATTTCTAACCAAATATTTTCCCCTTACGCTTATAGGTGAtgaaatgttttatcttttctgctAACAGAAAATTCGAATTCACTGTTATGTTAGATGTGCTATAACTTTATATGTTATAGCATATTGTACTGTCATGAACCAGTCACCTCTGCATTTACCTCACCTTTGAATAGTATTGTATCAATGATGGAAGCCTTCAAAATACCAGTCTTTGGGCAGGGAGAAAACTTAAATTCAAATGATAACACTAGCACATAAGATGAtcgtaagcaaaatgaacttcaagttatataaacaagtggtatatcaccgttgtagttactttcaacattcgtttaataataaaataatggttAAAATCAACTATAAATTTAGTAACAAAAACAATCTGATTTTTTGGTAAGGATGTTGTTCATGATTATCATAAGCATTCAATTGGAAAAGACCTATAGAATATATAGTCTTAATACTTTTGTTTCAGAGAAATTCTACTGTTTTTATGTGGTAGAAAATTCACCATTTTATTCAAGTCGTATGAAAAGGTCAGACTTATTCTTGTAGTTAGTGAACACAATCTTAATCTATACACTTAGAAAAAGTTTAGCTCTATGTATTTTGCTcaccttttaatatttttctgaatAGAAAATAAAGTCTATATTTTAATTCATGATGATTTTTTCATAATGCAATTTGGCTATGCCCTGGGCAAGGAGATGATGATAACACAATGAATGAATCCAGTGTAGGTGCtttacacctgaaatcctaactaatcaggaggctgagatctgaggaacacagtttggagccagcccaggcagacaaaaatGTCAgaattttctctccaattaaccagcaaagagccagaaatggagccagccatgaataaaaatgtcaagagagagcaagaggccATGCGTATAAGCCCtagaactagcacaaaaacagAGGAAGCAACGAATATGATAGATACTTTATAAAGTGGAGGTAGAAAATGTATCACCACGCTCCCAGATGAATTTTCCTTTATGAGCCTGTTGGGCTATTGACCAGTTAGCAAATAAGCACTGTTAAATATCTGTTGGATAATTGAGATTGAACATGTAGTTGATAATGTTAGGAGGATTCTCCATACAAACATAATCaataagagaggaaaaggaggagagaatagGGAAAGCTTGATAGGACTGAAAATGAATAGGGAATCCTGGAAtgggttgctcacacctgtaatcctaggtactcaggaagctgagagctaagcattttggtctgaagccagccagaagctggaagtggagctgtggctcaattggtagtgatagagtgcaagccttgagcacaaaagctcagggacagcccccaggcccagagtttgagcctcagcattagcaagaaagaaagaaagaaagaaagaaagaaagaaagaaagaaagaaagaaagaaagaaagaaagaaagaaagaaagaaagaaagaaaggaaggaaggaaggaaggaaggaaggaaggaaggaaggaaggaaggaaggaaggaaggaaggaaggaaggaaggaaggaaagaaggaaagaaggaaggaaagaaggaaagaaggaaagaaggaaagagagagagagagaaagagagaaagagagagagagaaagaaagaaagaaagaaagaaagaaagaaagaaagaaagaaagaaagaaagaaagaaagaaagaaagaaagaaagaaaggaaatgagtagGGAGGTCTGTTGTCATGACTTCATGACTCCAGACTGAAGAACCGGGAAAGCAAGTGGTGTAATTTATGCTGGTACTGAAACCTAAGGACGGGCAGTGTGTACATTGTTGATGGTATAAGTTTAGTTCAGACCTAACTATGGAAACTAAGGATCCAGGAGTTCTTATGTATGAGATAAAGAGAAGGTGGACATCTTACAGCAAGTAGAGAAGAAGCAAGCAAaattttccttcctctgtcttttATATCTGGGCCTTTGATAAATTGGATACCCACCTTTATTGATCAGGGAAATTTTTTTACTTAGTATAGATGCAAATTCTAGTCACTTTACATCATCTTTACAGACACACTTAGAAATAATGTTTTACTACCCATATGGTTATTCCTTTACTCAGGCAAGTTAACACATGGAATTATCCATCATATGGTATaggataaatttatatattttttatataagctaataattttatataaatcaaAGTTGTAGAGGCttttattttcaagtaatttTATGTTGTTACAAAGTCTCAGTTTAATTCTAGCAGTGAGTCTAATGTACACTGGACAGATTTTGAACTAACATATAGATTTGGAAGACTTTCCAAATACTATGTAAATTCatgattttttcatttattttgctgtTGTTAGGTGATATTTCATGATCTTCATTGAGTTTGTTTAGTCTTGGATGCAATTATAGATCCCAAATGCAGTTAGAGTCCAAACCTTCTACATATGTCTCTGATGCACTTTGGTACCTGTGACATCTATTTCTTGTGACAATGGTAAGGTATGAGTGGGATCAAGCTCAAGCAACAATCACAATGCACATTTCACATTTCATGCCATGCACACTAACATCTTATTTACTAAAGCAAATTGAACTTAACGTAAGAATTGTGTGAATGAATACTCTTCTTACATAGGTAGGGGTGAGAGATGAACGAAGTGAGCGTCTACTCGACAATAATCTAACGGGGCTTCCATACCTTATTCAAAATGCAATCATCTGCCTTTGAGGTTTAATTGTAGATTCCTAGAACTCATATTATTCTCTGTTTTTTCTTACACTGAGAGGATAGTAATTAAAAGTACTTTAATGACAGTAAAATATTAGGAATTCAAACTCATAAATAATGCAGAGGTCTGAGTGTATGTGTACACAATGGTCCTATGTCAACAAGGTTCTGTataaatgtaaaaacattttGCTTACAGCTTTTCTAGTAATTCTTTATCAACATTTATGAAAGGTAGGCATGACTCTAGATGCTTAGATTTcacattaatatttaaaaacaagaagGCATAAACTGTTATTCAGTGCCTTCATATGATATTgaaattattgtatttttaattaaagatTTGTCagagagctggaaatgtggcttagtggtagagtgcttatctagaatgcatgaagccctgggttcaattccttagtaccacagaaacagtaaAGGCTGTATGtgtggctgtggttcaagtggtagagagttagccttgaacgcagagagactcagggacagagtccaggccctgagttcaagccctaggactggaaaagaaaagatttgtcAGAGAGATGCAAATATAGAATTCTAACTGTACATTTATTGATTGGGCTTAATAAAGACTTGGAGTTTCTGAATAAGATGAAGATTGAAAATTATCTTACCAGGGCCATcatcataaaaacaaacatttattattcCCAGTTCTTTGAGAGTGACTGAGCTATCATGATGCCTTCTTTGAGAACACAATGAATGTTGATTTAGTATATATTTTGAAAAGCATTTGGAACCATGAAACCTCACTTATTATCATAGTCTCTATTGCTTACTTTCATCATTTGCTTAAATTTTACCTTTTTAAGTTTTCAAGTATAAAAGTTTCTAATGACCACATGACTTTTCATATCAAAGTGTTTCTATGTAAGGAACTAATTTGTTAGCCAAAGGAAATCTAAaagcatacaaaaataaaaagtttatcaTTTGTAATGTTCAACttactactgtttttcttaatttttatttgtacaaagagaaaaatcatttgtttctttttcattagtaTTGCTTTTGACAGTCAAATCACTTCCCTATGCATAataagggaagatgggagaaaaatgagggaggggtaaca from Perognathus longimembris pacificus isolate PPM17 chromosome 28, ASM2315922v1, whole genome shotgun sequence includes:
- the LOC125343221 gene encoding melanoma-associated antigen B18-like: MRDEERRFQMEAKCKLIEVDHFISGTPVPPKIIMPRGQRSKLRSRGKRRNIPGENMNPLDDKVATIEKEEYPSSASPPIENQPECVSTDDIPSSPEVSEEAAAVTDTASASSNDAEEEAQSQEDVTPDLSRITDSWRKDPLNRMVVLLVQFLIDKYQNKETILRSEMLKLVIKKHKPQFNEILKRASEHMELAFGVDLKEVDSVRHCYTLVNKLDHSIDGPVSEEDNIPKTGLLMVVLGLIFMNENYAPEEEVWEVLNLMGVYANRRHFIYGNPKKVITQDLVELQYLKYQLVPNSDPPRYEFTWGPRSQAEVSKMKILEYLAKIHDSSPSAFPYWYEEALKDEEERAQARIATRARNAAAMARADSTPSHAK